In the Malaya genurostris strain Urasoe2022 chromosome 1, Malgen_1.1, whole genome shotgun sequence genome, one interval contains:
- the LOC131439419 gene encoding charged multivesicular body protein 3, giving the protein MGLFGKSQERNPKDMVQEWSSKLRKESYALDRQIRSIQREEEKVKRSLKEAAKKNDKEICTTLAKELIRSRKAVNKIYTSKAHINSVQLQMKNQLATVRVAGSLSKSTEVMQAMQALVKLPEVAAAMRDMSKEMMKAGIIEEMIDETMESLEDVEEMEEEAQKEIDKVLWEITAGKLGEAPSAPMAAPTKESEGEASGVMAEVEDEEDMKDMQSRLQALRS; this is encoded by the exons ATGGGTCTTTTCGGTAAATCACAAGAAAGAAATCCAAAAGACATG GTACAAGAGTGGTCGTCTAAATTAAGGAAAGAATCTTATGCATTGGACAGACAAATACGTTCCATCCaacgggaagaggaaaaagtgaaGCGATCTTTAAAAGAAGCTGCCAAAAAGAACGACAAGGAAATTTGCACCACACTGGCGAAAGAACTGATCCGTTCCAGAAAAGCCGTTAATAAAATTTACACTAgcaaagctcatataaattcggTTCAGCTCCAAATGAAGAATCAGCTGGCAACTGTACGAGTGGCTGGTTCCCTATCAAAATCAACCGAAGTGATGCAAGCTATGCAGGCTCTTGTCAAACTTCCGGAAGTCGCTGCAGCGATGCGAGATATGTCAAAAGAAATGATGAAAGCTGGTATCATAGAAGAAATGATTGATGAAACGATGGAATCCCTAGAGGATGTTGAAGAAATGGAGGAAGAAGCACAGAAGGAAATCGACAAGGTTCTGTGGGAGATCACTGCTGGCAAGCTTGGTGAGGCTCCCTCAGCACCGATGGCGGCACCAACGAAGGAAAGTGAGGGTGAAGCTTCAGGCGTGATGGCAGAGGTCGAGGATGAAGAAGACATGAAAGATATGCAGAGTCGGCTGCAAGCGTTACGATCGTAA
- the LOC131439427 gene encoding ATP-dependent RNA helicase SUV3 homolog, mitochondrial, with product MFKICHRISAQYVPLFGSRLIRGRILSPILIKSRGKRDEGNRLFTPVPIRPTPDDINVGAELTGGVLDKAEMLKVILKFSNRKEIKFLCLENGIDSNLQSQAFTSFRRYCLETDALPTDLHVVLSDILQGAGHVDDIFPYFLRHVKNIFPHLECMDDLKKISDLRQPANWYPNARGINRKIIFHSGPTNSGKTYHAMERFLAAKSGVYCGPLKLLASEVYNKSNQRGTLCDLITGEERKLADPSGNPSKHVACTVEMTSINTPYEVAVIDEIQLLKDVGRGWAWTRAFLGLMAEEIHVCGEPGTLELLQKMCDTTHETLEVRNYKRLTPLHIESQALTSLDNVVAGDCIVCFSKNDIYSVSREIEARGKEVAVIYGGLPPGTKLAQAAKFNDPENSCKVLVATDAIGMGLNLSIRRVIFNSIIKPTVNQKGEKEMDTISVSQALQIAGRAGRYGMKWDEGFVTTFKSEDLPTLRNILSQTPEPLTQAGLHPTADMIELYAYHLPNATLSNLMEIFVSLSTVDDSLYFMCNTEDFRFLAETIQHVPLPLRARYIFCCAPINRQMPFVCSMFLKYARRYSKNEPVTFDWLCNQCGWPFQLPRTIIDLVHLEAVFDVLDLYLWLSYRFPDLFPDEKLVRDIQKELDDIIQQGVFQITKLLKNSESAVSTNTPDEDSFMMRQKKTKYYRENPPRGKLTERLLAQGLLTPAMLQELKAEWDQKSRPGGRASGSDDDDDDFPGKKNRRNKRPKH from the exons ATGTTTAAAATTTGTCATCGAATATCTGCCCAGTATGTGCCGCTGTTCGGCTCACGACTAATTCGAGGCCGGATTCTTTCTCCAATTCTAATCAAATCCCGTGGTAAGAGAGATGAAGGAAATCGACTGTTTACTCCGGTGCCTATTCGGCCCACACCGGACGACATAAATGTAGGAGCCGAATTGACCGGTGGAGTTCTCGATAAGGCAGAAATGTTGAAAGTGATTCTCAAGTTTAGCAATCGAAAAGAGATTAAATTTCTTTGCCTTGAGAATGGGATTGATTCCAATTTACAGTCACAAGCGTTTACCAGTTTTCGGAGGTACTGTCTTGAAACGGATGCTCTGCCGACGGATTTGCACGTCGTGTTGAGCGATATCCTTCAAGGAGCTGGTCATGTGGACGATATTTTTCCATACTTTTTACGGcatgttaaaaatatttttccacacTTGGAATGTATGGATGATCTGAAGAAAATTTCCGATTTGAGGCAGCCAGCAAACTGGTACCCGAATGCGAGAGGGATCAACAGAAAAATTATATTTCACTCGGGGCCCACCAATTCGGGAAAAACCTACCACGCCATGGAGCGGTTTTTAGCCGCAAAATCCGGTGTTTATTGTGGTCCATTGAAGCTGCTGGCCAGCGAAGTGTACAACAAGAGCAATCAGCGAGGGACACTGTGTGATTTGATTACCGgagaggaaagaaaattggcGGACCCGAGCGGAAATCCTTCGAAACATGTTGCGTGTACGGTGGAGATGACTTCGATTAATACGCCTT ACGAAGTTGCAGTCATTGACGAAATTCAGTTACTGAAAGATGTCGGACGGGGTTGGGCTTGGACAAGAGCGTTTCTTGGGCTGATGGCAGAAGAAATCCACGTTTGCGGAGAGCCAGGAACATTGGAACTTTTACAGAAGATGTGTGACACAACGCACGAAACACTCGAAGTTAGGAATTATAAACGTCTCACGCCTTTACACATCGAAAGTCAGGCTCTGACGTCACTAGACAATGTTGTGGCCGGCGATTGTATCGTGTGCTTCAGTAAAAATGACATTTACAGTGTATCTCGAGAAATCGAAGCACGAGGCAAAGAAGTGGCTGTTATCTATGGTGGTTTGCCTCCCGGAACGAAACTTGCCCAGGCAGCTAAATTCAACGATCCAGAAAATAGTTGCAAAGTGTTGGTTGCAACGGATGCGATCGGAATGGGATTGAATTTGAGTATACGGCGTGTgattttcaattcaataataaaaCCAACGGTGAATCAAAAAGGCGAGAAAGAAATGGACACTATTTCCGTTTCTCAAGCTTTACAAATCGCAGGTCGTGCAGGACGATATGGAATGAAATGGGATGAAGGATTTGTAACTACATTTAAATCTGAAGATCTTCCTACCCTAAGGAACATTTTGTCCCAAACACCAGAGCCACTGACTCAAGCTGGATTACATCCGACGGCAGATATGATCGAACTTTACGCGTATCATCTGCCAAATGCCACCCTCAGTAATTTGATGGAGATTTTTGTTTCCCTCAGCACGGTTGACGACTCGTTATATTTCATGTGCAATACTGAGGATTTTCGATTTCTGGCGGAAACTATCCAGCATGTGCCACTCCCACTTCGAGCGCGgtatattttttgttgtgcgCCCATCAACCGACAAATGCCTTTCGTTTGTTCCATGTTTCTAAAGTATGCCCGACGTTACAGTAAAAATGAACCTGTGACGTTCGATTGGCTCTGTAACCAGTGCGGATGGCCATTCCAACTTCCGCGAACCATCATCGATTTGGTTCATCTGGAAGCAGTTTTCGATGTGCTCGATCTGTATTTATGGCTAAGCTACCGCTTCCCAGATTTGTTCCCCGATGAAAAATTAGTTCGCGACATCCAGAAAGAATTGGACGACATCATCCAGCAGGGGGTTTTTCAGATCACCAAACTGCTGAAAAACTCGGAATCAGCGGTTTCGACGAACACACCGGACGAGGACTCGTTTATGATGCGACAAAAGAAGACCAAGTACTACCGCGAAAACCCACCTCGAGGGAAACTGACGGAACGGTTGCTTGCTCAAGGTCTACTGACGCCGGCGATGCTACAGGAATTGAAAGCTGAATGGGATCAAAAGTCAAGGCCAGGCGGCAGGGCTAGTGGtagcgatgatgacgatgacgatTTCCCGGGGAAGAAAAATCGACGGAACAAAAGGCCAAAACATTGA